A window from Citrus sinensis cultivar Valencia sweet orange chromosome 3, DVS_A1.0, whole genome shotgun sequence encodes these proteins:
- the LOC102626692 gene encoding uncharacterized protein LOC102626692, with protein sequence MDLLDCNLSIRHCFVPLCVHFAGKSGIINFVSGGDCAVSSIVEVVGIVICLNAAPKISHRAQGLGSVASRWHASVTCSPYDASHLGMTNNMDSLETAYPSGSVPRYYSGSDLESADYVPTLTNAQLASYMSIYHKRQAFGTYTYLS encoded by the exons ATGGACTTACTAGACTGTAATCTATCTATCAGGCACTGCTTTGTTCCACTTTGTGTGCACTTTGCAG GGAAAAGTGGAATCATCAATTTTGTTAGTGGCGGTGATTGTGCA GTTTCCTCTATTGTTGAAGTTGTTGGAATAGTAATTTGCCTGAATGCAGCTCCAAAGATCTCACATAGAGCTCAGGGTCTTGGATCAGTTGCTAGCAGATGGCATGCTTCAGTCACATGCAGCCCCTATGATGCTTCTCATTTGGGAATGACAAATAACATGGATAGCTTAGAGACTGCCTATCCGTCAGGTTCGGTACCTAGATACTATTCTGGTAGTGATCTGGAGTCAGCTGACTATGTGCCAACGCTGACAAATGCACAACTGGCTTCATACATGTCCATATATCACAAGCGGCAAGCTTTTGGTACGTATACCTACCTTTCTTAA
- the LOC102627453 gene encoding 4-coumarate--CoA ligase-like 9, translating into MAGTNSNGLIDPNSGFCSQTKTFHSVRPKIPLPPSSQPLSVTQFTLSILHKSATTTAAPFLMNAATGRRLTYPEFLRQTNSLTLSLQKHYSLSKNDVAFILSPSSFEIPVLYFSLLSLGVVVSPANPLGSTSEISHQLHLSKPSIAFATSRTSHKLPPNFRTVLVDSPEFLSLLSTQHQNDVVISPPAVVNQSDAAVILYSSGTTGKVKGVLLTHRNIISLVASFHHVEYGANPTEQPQPSGEVSLITLPLFHVFGFLALVRVVAVSETAVFMERFDFETMLKTVDKYKLTSMPVSPPLVVALTKSELTKKYDLSSLQYLSCGGAPLGKEVTDKFKEKFPSVEIIQGYGLTECGGLASSMRDSEETKRHGSVGRLHELMEAKVVDPVTGDALSPAQKGELWLRGPTIMKGYIGDNKATIETVDSEGWLKTGDLCYFDSNGFLFIVDRLKELIKYKAYQVPPAELEHLLQSNPEIADAAVIPYPDEEAGQIPMAFVVRKPGSSINEAQLMDFIAKQVAPYKKIRRVAFVNSIPKSEAGKILRRELVNHALSGNLSKL; encoded by the exons ATGGCGGGGACAAACAGCAACGGTCTGATTGATCCAAACAGCGGCTTTTGTTCACAGACGAAAACATTCCACAGCGTAAGACCAAAGATTCCTCTGCCGCCATCGTCTCAGCCTCTCTCCGTCACACAATTCACTTTATCGATCCTCCACAAATCAGCCACCACGACCGCCGCACCATTTCTCATGAACGCCGCCACCGGTCGACGCCTCACTTACCCTGAGTTCCTCCGCCAAACCAACTCCCTCACGCTCTCCCTCCAAAAGCATTACTCTCTCTCCAAGAACGACGTCGCCTTCATCCTCTCCCCTTCCTCTTTCGAGATCCCCGTCCTCTACTTCTCCCTTCTCTCCCTCGGCGTGGTCGTCTCTCCCGCCAACCCGCTGGGGTCCACCTCAGAAATATCTCATCAACTCCACCTGAGCAAACCTTCAATCGCCTTCGCCACGTCACGCACCTCCCACAAGCTCCCGCCAAACTTCCGCACAGTCCTCGTCGACTCCCCGGAGTTCCTCTCGCTGTTATCAACTCAACACCAAAACGACGTCGTGATTTCTCCCCCAGCCGTCGTAAACCAGTCAGACGCTGCAGTCATTCTTTACTCTTCCGGGACCACTGGGAAAGTCAAAGGCGTGCTGTTGACTCACCGAAACATAATCTCCTTGGTAGCGTCGTTCCACCATGTCGAGTACGGGGCAAATCCAACTGAACAACCACAGCCGTCGGGTGAGGTTTCGTTAATAACGCTGCCTCTGTTTCACGTTTTTGGCTTCCTAGCGTTAGTGAGGGTGGTTGCTGTCAGTGAGACTGCGGTCTTCATGGagagatttgattttgagacGATGTTGAAGACCGTGGATAAGTATAAACTTACCAGCATGCCGGTCTCCCCGCCATTAGTTGTGGCTTTAACTAAATCGGAGTTGACAAAAAAGTATGACCTCAGCTCGCTTCAGTATCTTAGCTGTGGCGGCGCACCGCTCGGAAAGGAGGTCACCGACAAGTTCAAGGAGAAATTTCCCTCTGTCGAGATTATTCAG GGCTACGGTTTGACTGAATGTGGAGGACTAGCTTCGAGTATGAGAGATTCTGAGGAGACAAAACGGCATGGTTCTGTTGGCCGTCTGCATGAACTGATGGAAGCCAAGGTTGTTGATCCTGTTACTGGAGATGCTTTATCTCCAGCACAGAAAGGGGAGTTGTGGTTGCGGGGCCCAACAATCATGAAAG GATACATAGGGGACAACAAAGCAACTATTGAAACCGTGGATTCAGAGGGCTGGTTAAAGACTGGGGATCTTTGTTATTTTGACTCCAATGGTTTCCTCTTCATTGTTGATAGGTTAAAggaattgataaaatataaggCATATCAG GTTCCCCCTGCTGAGCTGGAACATTTACTTCAATCTAATCCCGAAATTGCTGATGCTGCTGTGATTCC GTACCCTGATGAAGAAGCTGGGCAGATTCCCATGGCTTTTGTGGTGAGAAAACCTGGAAGCAGTATCAATGAGGCTCAATTAATGGATTTCATCGCAAAACAG GTTGCACCGTACAAGAAGATAAGACGCGTTGCTTTTGTCAATTCTATTCCAAAATCTGAAGCCGGAAAGATCTTGAGGAGAGAGCTGGTGAATCATGCTCTTTCTGGCAATTTGTCTAAATTATGA
- the LOC102626986 gene encoding 4-coumarate--CoA ligase-like 9 isoform X1, whose amino-acid sequence MAEINPNRSIDPNTGYCSETKTYYSLRPNVPLPPPSEPLSITQYALSLLRSSTTTTSATTFLVDATTGESVSYGEFLRQVHSLSRSLKTRFSLSKNDVAYILSLASLHVPILYFSLLSLGVVISPANPLSSTSEVSHQIQLSKPSIAFATSHTSHKLPSNLRTILMDSPEFISLLNQNEDVADFANSNMTVYQSDPAAILYSSGTTGKVKGVLLSHLNVIAIIAGYYHVTEETDPNEGPPPHPVSFFTLPMFHVFGFFMLVRAASKGETLVFMERFDFEKMLKAVENYRVTYMPVSPPLIVAFINSKLTDKYDLSSLQLLGCGGAPLGKEVTLKFKEKFPNVEIRQGYGLTETGGAGSRVIGPDEAKRHGSVGRLAELMEAKIVDPATGEALPPGQKGELWLRGPTIMKGYVGDDKATSETVHSEGWLKTGDLCYFDSNGFLFIVDRLKELIKYKAYQVPPVELEHLLHSNPEIADAAVIPYPDEEAGQIPMAFVVRKPGSNITEAEIMDFIAKQVAPYKKIRRVAFINSIPKSTAGKILRRELVTHAISGNLSKL is encoded by the exons ATGGCGGAGATAAATCCGAACCGTTCGATTGACCCGAACACAGGATACTGTTCAGAAACGAAAACTTACTACAGCCTGAGACCGAACGTTCCTCTTCCGCCGCCATCGGAGCCACTTTCCATCACACAATACGCTCTCTCTTTACTCCGCTcttccaccaccaccacttCCGCCACCACGTTTCTCGTCGATGCAACCACCGGTGAAAGCGTCAGCTACGGCGAATTCCTCCGCCAGGTTCACTCTCTCTCACGCTCTCTCAAAACGCGATTCTCTTTGTCGAAAAACGACGTCGCTTACATCCTCTCCCTTGCCTCCCTCCACGTCCCCATCCTCTACTTCTCTCTGTTATCACTCGGCGTCGTAATCTCCCCCGCCAACCCGCTCAGCTCCACCTCAGAAGTGTCTCACCAAATCCAGCTCAGCAAACCTTCCATCGCCTTTGCCACGTCACACACTTCGCACAAACTCCCGTCCAATCTTCGCACAATCCTCATGGACTCGCCTGAGTTCATCTCCTTATTAAACCAAAACGAGGACGTCGCTGACTTCGCGAATTCTAATATGACCGTTTACCAGTCCGACCCTGCGGCCATTCTTTACTCTTCCGGAACCACCGGAAAAGTCAAAGGCGTGCTGTTAAGTCACCTCAACGTGATCGCCATAATCGCCGGATACTACCATGTCACGGAGGAAACCGATCCGAATGAAGGGCCGCCGCCGCATCCGGTTTCGTTCTTCACATTGCCAATGTTTCACGTGTTCGGTTTCTTCATGTTAGTGAGGGCGGCATCGAAAGGGGAGACTCTGGTTTTCATGGAGAGATTCGATTTCGAGAAAATGCTGAAGGCTGTGGAGAATTATAGAGTAACTTACATGCCGGTTTCGCCGCCTTTAATCGTCGCGTTTATAAATTCGAAGTTGACTGACAAGTACGATCTGAGCTCGCTTCAGTTGCTCGGCTGCGGCGGCGCACCACTGGGGAAGGAGGTCACTCTGAAGTTCAAGGAGAAGTTCCCAAACGTGGAGATTAGGCAG GGATATGGTTTAACTGAGACTGGAGGAGCAGGCTCAAGGGTGATAGGGCCTGATGAGGCAAAGCGACATGGTTCTGTTGGTCGTTTAGCTGAACTAATGGAAGCAAAGATTGTTGATCCAGCAACAGGGGAAGCTTTACCTCCTGGCCAGAAAGGGGAATTGTGGTTGCGAGGACCAACAATCATGAAAG GTTACGTTGGAGATGATAAGGCAACTTCTGAAACTGTTCATTCGGAGGGCTGGTTGAAGACTGGGGACCTTTGTTATTTTGACTCCAATGGTTTCCTCTTCATTGTTGATAGGCTAAaggaattaataaaatacaagGCGTATCAG GTTCCCCCAGTTGAGTTGGAACATTTACTTCATTCCAATCCTGAAATTGCTGATGCTGCTGTAATTCC GTATCCGGATGAAGAAGCAGGGCAGATTCCCATGGCTTTTGTAGTGAGAAAACCTGGAAGTAATATCACTGAGGCTGAAATAATGGATTTCATTGCAAAACAG GTTGCACCATACAAAAAGATAAGACGCGTTGCTTTCATCAATTCGATTCCAAAATCTACTGCTGGAAAGATTCTGAGGAGGGAGCTAGTCACTCATGCTATTTCTGGCAATTTGTCTAAATTATGA
- the LOC102626986 gene encoding 4-coumarate--CoA ligase-like 9 isoform X2 → MAEINPNRSIDPNTGYCSETKTYYSLRPNVPLPPPSEPLSITQYALSLLRSSTTTTSATTFLVDATTGESVSYGEFLRQVHSLSRSLKTRFSLSKNDVAYILSLASLHVPILYFSLLSLGVVISPANPLSSTSEVSHQIQLSKPSIAFATSHTSHKLPSNLRTILMDSPEFISLLNQNEDVADFANSNMTVYQSDPAAILYSSGTTGKVKGVLLSHLNVIAIIAGYYHVTEETDPNEGPPPHPVSFFTLPMFHVFGFFMLVRAASKGETLVFMERFDFEKMLKAVENYRVTYMPVSPPLIVAFINSKLTDKYDLSSLQLLGCGGAPLGKEVTLKFKEKFPNVEIRQGYGLTETGGAGSRVIGPDEAKRHGSVGRLAELMEAKIVDPATGEALPPGQKGELWLRGPTIMKGYVGDDKATSETVHSEGWLKTGDLCYFDSNGFLFIVDRLKELIKYKAYQVPPVELEHLLHSNPEIADAAVIPTDIGRVMYIRWELLLIQLLKG, encoded by the exons ATGGCGGAGATAAATCCGAACCGTTCGATTGACCCGAACACAGGATACTGTTCAGAAACGAAAACTTACTACAGCCTGAGACCGAACGTTCCTCTTCCGCCGCCATCGGAGCCACTTTCCATCACACAATACGCTCTCTCTTTACTCCGCTcttccaccaccaccacttCCGCCACCACGTTTCTCGTCGATGCAACCACCGGTGAAAGCGTCAGCTACGGCGAATTCCTCCGCCAGGTTCACTCTCTCTCACGCTCTCTCAAAACGCGATTCTCTTTGTCGAAAAACGACGTCGCTTACATCCTCTCCCTTGCCTCCCTCCACGTCCCCATCCTCTACTTCTCTCTGTTATCACTCGGCGTCGTAATCTCCCCCGCCAACCCGCTCAGCTCCACCTCAGAAGTGTCTCACCAAATCCAGCTCAGCAAACCTTCCATCGCCTTTGCCACGTCACACACTTCGCACAAACTCCCGTCCAATCTTCGCACAATCCTCATGGACTCGCCTGAGTTCATCTCCTTATTAAACCAAAACGAGGACGTCGCTGACTTCGCGAATTCTAATATGACCGTTTACCAGTCCGACCCTGCGGCCATTCTTTACTCTTCCGGAACCACCGGAAAAGTCAAAGGCGTGCTGTTAAGTCACCTCAACGTGATCGCCATAATCGCCGGATACTACCATGTCACGGAGGAAACCGATCCGAATGAAGGGCCGCCGCCGCATCCGGTTTCGTTCTTCACATTGCCAATGTTTCACGTGTTCGGTTTCTTCATGTTAGTGAGGGCGGCATCGAAAGGGGAGACTCTGGTTTTCATGGAGAGATTCGATTTCGAGAAAATGCTGAAGGCTGTGGAGAATTATAGAGTAACTTACATGCCGGTTTCGCCGCCTTTAATCGTCGCGTTTATAAATTCGAAGTTGACTGACAAGTACGATCTGAGCTCGCTTCAGTTGCTCGGCTGCGGCGGCGCACCACTGGGGAAGGAGGTCACTCTGAAGTTCAAGGAGAAGTTCCCAAACGTGGAGATTAGGCAG GGATATGGTTTAACTGAGACTGGAGGAGCAGGCTCAAGGGTGATAGGGCCTGATGAGGCAAAGCGACATGGTTCTGTTGGTCGTTTAGCTGAACTAATGGAAGCAAAGATTGTTGATCCAGCAACAGGGGAAGCTTTACCTCCTGGCCAGAAAGGGGAATTGTGGTTGCGAGGACCAACAATCATGAAAG GTTACGTTGGAGATGATAAGGCAACTTCTGAAACTGTTCATTCGGAGGGCTGGTTGAAGACTGGGGACCTTTGTTATTTTGACTCCAATGGTTTCCTCTTCATTGTTGATAGGCTAAaggaattaataaaatacaagGCGTATCAG GTTCCCCCAGTTGAGTTGGAACATTTACTTCATTCCAATCCTGAAATTGCTGATGCTGCTGTAATTCC AACGGATATTGGAAGGGTGATGTACATCAGATGGGAACTTTTGTTGATACAGTTGCTGAAGGGTTGA
- the LOC102626986 gene encoding 4-coumarate--CoA ligase-like 9 isoform X3 produces MAEINPNRSIDPNTGYCSETKTYYSLRPNVPLPPPSEPLSITQYALSLLRSSTTTTSATTFLVDATTGESVSYGEFLRQVHSLSRSLKTRFSLSKNDVAYILSLASLHVPILYFSLLSLGVVISPANPLSSTSEVSHQIQLSKPSIAFATSHTSHKLPSNLRTILMDSPEFISLLNQNEDVADFANSNMTVYQSDPAAILYSSGTTGKVKGVLLSHLNVIAIIAGYYHVTEETDPNEGPPPHPVSFFTLPMFHVFGFFMLVRAASKGETLVFMERFDFEKMLKAVENYRVTYMPVSPPLIVAFINSKLTDKYDLSSLQLLGCGGAPLGKEVTLKFKEKFPNVEIRQGYGLTETGGAGSRVIGPDEAKRHGSVGRLAELMEAKIVDPATGEALPPGQKGELWLRGPTIMKGYVGDDKATSETVHSEGWLKTGDLCYFDSNGFLFIVDRLKELIKYKAYQVPPVELEHLLHSNPEIADAAVIPC; encoded by the exons ATGGCGGAGATAAATCCGAACCGTTCGATTGACCCGAACACAGGATACTGTTCAGAAACGAAAACTTACTACAGCCTGAGACCGAACGTTCCTCTTCCGCCGCCATCGGAGCCACTTTCCATCACACAATACGCTCTCTCTTTACTCCGCTcttccaccaccaccacttCCGCCACCACGTTTCTCGTCGATGCAACCACCGGTGAAAGCGTCAGCTACGGCGAATTCCTCCGCCAGGTTCACTCTCTCTCACGCTCTCTCAAAACGCGATTCTCTTTGTCGAAAAACGACGTCGCTTACATCCTCTCCCTTGCCTCCCTCCACGTCCCCATCCTCTACTTCTCTCTGTTATCACTCGGCGTCGTAATCTCCCCCGCCAACCCGCTCAGCTCCACCTCAGAAGTGTCTCACCAAATCCAGCTCAGCAAACCTTCCATCGCCTTTGCCACGTCACACACTTCGCACAAACTCCCGTCCAATCTTCGCACAATCCTCATGGACTCGCCTGAGTTCATCTCCTTATTAAACCAAAACGAGGACGTCGCTGACTTCGCGAATTCTAATATGACCGTTTACCAGTCCGACCCTGCGGCCATTCTTTACTCTTCCGGAACCACCGGAAAAGTCAAAGGCGTGCTGTTAAGTCACCTCAACGTGATCGCCATAATCGCCGGATACTACCATGTCACGGAGGAAACCGATCCGAATGAAGGGCCGCCGCCGCATCCGGTTTCGTTCTTCACATTGCCAATGTTTCACGTGTTCGGTTTCTTCATGTTAGTGAGGGCGGCATCGAAAGGGGAGACTCTGGTTTTCATGGAGAGATTCGATTTCGAGAAAATGCTGAAGGCTGTGGAGAATTATAGAGTAACTTACATGCCGGTTTCGCCGCCTTTAATCGTCGCGTTTATAAATTCGAAGTTGACTGACAAGTACGATCTGAGCTCGCTTCAGTTGCTCGGCTGCGGCGGCGCACCACTGGGGAAGGAGGTCACTCTGAAGTTCAAGGAGAAGTTCCCAAACGTGGAGATTAGGCAG GGATATGGTTTAACTGAGACTGGAGGAGCAGGCTCAAGGGTGATAGGGCCTGATGAGGCAAAGCGACATGGTTCTGTTGGTCGTTTAGCTGAACTAATGGAAGCAAAGATTGTTGATCCAGCAACAGGGGAAGCTTTACCTCCTGGCCAGAAAGGGGAATTGTGGTTGCGAGGACCAACAATCATGAAAG GTTACGTTGGAGATGATAAGGCAACTTCTGAAACTGTTCATTCGGAGGGCTGGTTGAAGACTGGGGACCTTTGTTATTTTGACTCCAATGGTTTCCTCTTCATTGTTGATAGGCTAAaggaattaataaaatacaagGCGTATCAG GTTCCCCCAGTTGAGTTGGAACATTTACTTCATTCCAATCCTGAAATTGCTGATGCTGCTGTAATTCC TTGCTGA
- the LOC102627757 gene encoding uncharacterized protein LOC102627757 isoform X2: MPRTTTLECPGCPPLRALTFDSLGLIKVIEARGEHGGVPKVVERWGDPHSSNCVLAASIDDSQNDPLLAVARKNGLTDILNPLNGDLRVAISKAGDSGAQPEDDGIVGLHLFKRQREESSSRSRTLLTCTTKGKASMRSIEVTKVSAESSCSTVKSWNVCASGTIAFSKVDISEKFSLFGGKGVEVNVWDLDKCEKIWTAKPPPKNSLGIFTPTWFTSAAFLSIDDHRKFVAGTNDHQVRLYDTSAQRRPVMSFDFRETPIKAVAEEPDSFNIYIGNGSGDLASVDIRTGKLLGCFIGKCSGSIRSIARHPTLPIIASCGLDSYLRFWDIKTRQLLSAVFLKQHLNEVVFDSAFADKG; the protein is encoded by the exons ATGCCGCGAACCACAACATTGGAGTGCCCCGGTTGCCCTCCGCTTCGAGCCCTAACTTTCGATTCGCTTGGTCTAATCAAAg TTATTGAAGCTCGTGGTGAACATGGAGGGGTTCCTAAGGTAGTGGAGAGATGGGGCGACCCCCATTCTTCCAATTGCGTGCTTGCGGCTTCTATTGACGACAGCCAAAACGACCCC TTATTAGCGGTTGCAAGGAAAAATGGTTTG ACTGATATTCTTAATCCTCTTAATGGGGATCTCCGAGTAGCGATTTCTAAGGCTGGTGATTCTGGTGCCCAACCTGAAGATGACGGTATTGTTGGTTTGCATTTGTTCAAAAGACAGAGAGAAGAGTCATCATCCAG GTCACGCACTTTGCTTACTTGTACTACAAAAGGAAAAGCTAGCATGAGGTCTATTGAGGTCACCAAAGTATCGGCAGAGTCTTCCTGTAGTACTGTCAAATCCTGGAATGTGTGTGCATCTGGTACCATTGCATTTTCTAAAGTggatataagtgaaaaattttccttatttggAGG GAAGGGTGTTGAAGTTAATGTGTGGGATCTTGACAAGTGTGAGAAGATCTGGACTGCAAAACCT CCCCCTAAGAACAGCCTTGGTATATTTACCCCTACTTGGTTTACATCAGCGGCATTTTTGAGTATTGATGATCACCGAAAGTTTGTAGCCGGCACTAACGACCATCAG GTTCGCCTCTATGATACTTCTGCTCAGCGGAGACCTGTTATGTCATTTGATTTCCGGGAGACCCCTATAAAAGCAGTTGCTGAAGAACCGGATAgctttaatatctatataggGAATGGTTCTGGTGACCTTGCTTCTGTGGATATACGTACTG GAAAATTGCTCGGATGTTTTATTGGGAAGTGTTCTGGAAGTATCAGATCCATAGCTAGGCATCCCACGCTTCCAATAATAGCATCATGTG GGTTGGATAGCTATTTGCGCTTTTGGGATATAAAGACACGGCAGCTTCTTTCCGCT GTTTTCTTGAAGCAGCATCTTAACGAGGTTGTTTTTGATTCAGCTTTTGCTGATAAAGGTTAG
- the LOC102627757 gene encoding uncharacterized protein LOC102627757 isoform X1 yields the protein MPRTTTLECPGCPPLRALTFDSLGLIKVIEARGEHGGVPKVVERWGDPHSSNCVLAASIDDSQNDPLLAVARKNGLTDILNPLNGDLRVAISKAGDSGAQPEDDGIVGLHLFKRQREESSSRSRTLLTCTTKGKASMRSIEVTKVSAESSCSTVKSWNVCASGTIAFSKVDISEKFSLFGGKGVEVNVWDLDKCEKIWTAKPPPKNSLGIFTPTWFTSAAFLSIDDHRKFVAGTNDHQVRLYDTSAQRRPVMSFDFRETPIKAVAEEPDSFNIYIGNGSGDLASVDIRTGKLLGCFIGKCSGSIRSIARHPTLPIIASCGLDSYLRFWDIKTRQLLSAVFLKQHLNEVVFDSAFADKEVANAAADAPMLEIQNGNDTQEDATETLPVKRKEAPEEKDRSKKKKSKENEESKKLKSKKKRRAKGDIHDDAS from the exons ATGCCGCGAACCACAACATTGGAGTGCCCCGGTTGCCCTCCGCTTCGAGCCCTAACTTTCGATTCGCTTGGTCTAATCAAAg TTATTGAAGCTCGTGGTGAACATGGAGGGGTTCCTAAGGTAGTGGAGAGATGGGGCGACCCCCATTCTTCCAATTGCGTGCTTGCGGCTTCTATTGACGACAGCCAAAACGACCCC TTATTAGCGGTTGCAAGGAAAAATGGTTTG ACTGATATTCTTAATCCTCTTAATGGGGATCTCCGAGTAGCGATTTCTAAGGCTGGTGATTCTGGTGCCCAACCTGAAGATGACGGTATTGTTGGTTTGCATTTGTTCAAAAGACAGAGAGAAGAGTCATCATCCAG GTCACGCACTTTGCTTACTTGTACTACAAAAGGAAAAGCTAGCATGAGGTCTATTGAGGTCACCAAAGTATCGGCAGAGTCTTCCTGTAGTACTGTCAAATCCTGGAATGTGTGTGCATCTGGTACCATTGCATTTTCTAAAGTggatataagtgaaaaattttccttatttggAGG GAAGGGTGTTGAAGTTAATGTGTGGGATCTTGACAAGTGTGAGAAGATCTGGACTGCAAAACCT CCCCCTAAGAACAGCCTTGGTATATTTACCCCTACTTGGTTTACATCAGCGGCATTTTTGAGTATTGATGATCACCGAAAGTTTGTAGCCGGCACTAACGACCATCAG GTTCGCCTCTATGATACTTCTGCTCAGCGGAGACCTGTTATGTCATTTGATTTCCGGGAGACCCCTATAAAAGCAGTTGCTGAAGAACCGGATAgctttaatatctatataggGAATGGTTCTGGTGACCTTGCTTCTGTGGATATACGTACTG GAAAATTGCTCGGATGTTTTATTGGGAAGTGTTCTGGAAGTATCAGATCCATAGCTAGGCATCCCACGCTTCCAATAATAGCATCATGTG GGTTGGATAGCTATTTGCGCTTTTGGGATATAAAGACACGGCAGCTTCTTTCCGCT GTTTTCTTGAAGCAGCATCTTAACGAGGTTGTTTTTGATTCAGCTTTTGCTGATAAAG AAGTTGCCAATGCTGCAGCAGATGCGCCGATGCTGGAAATACAGAATGGGAATGATACTCAGGAAGATGCGACAGAAACATTGCCTGTTAAAAGAAAGGAGGCGCCTGAAGAAAAGGATAGaagcaaaaagaagaaatctaaagaaaatgaagaaagcaagaaattaaaatccaagaaaaaaaggagagcAAAAGGTGATATTCATGATGATGCATCATGA
- the LOC102628049 gene encoding mitochondrial pyruvate carrier 1 — protein sequence MASVRAFWNSPVGPKTTHFWGPVANWGFVVAGLVDLKKPPEMISGNMTTAMCIYSGLFMRFAWMVQPRNYLLLACHASNETVQLYHLSRWARSQGYLSEKKKDEASSQ from the exons ATGGCTTCGGTGCGAGCATTCTGGAACAGTCCGGTTGGTCCAAAAACAACTCACTTTTGGGGACCTGTTGCCAACTGGGGATTTGTTGTTGCA GGTTTGGTGGACCTAAAGAAACCTCCAGAAATGATTTCTGGTAACATGACAacag CAATGTGTATCTATTCAGGATTGTTCATGAGGTTTGCGTGGATGGTACAGCCACgcaattatttacttttggcATGCCATGCTTCAAATGAGACTGTACAGCTCTATCACCTTTCCCGTTGGGCAAGGTCTCAGGG GTATTTGtcagagaagaagaaggatgAGGCCTCGTCTCAGTAA